One genomic segment of Rubripirellula amarantea includes these proteins:
- a CDS encoding dockerin type I domain-containing protein has protein sequence MPTVPRLNAPSRQRRRSPKLSRPLRFESLEIRRLMIAEAAAFELSQNLSTEGLTGNISGEVFWGDGQKTNVTGLGTNETGKLKIKFDYSLDTRGFFKQAGSKAALEYAANSFVSLFADELEATGTHPDVNVTPVIDHPTTGVQNFEVSSKRNVRIAANEVLIFAGSRNFDNERGLGPSVAAVGGIGSLNVSIKNPATFFSCGTLTQTQCNNQAQAKLDSIVDDLRSRGQTGSLKKSPDDFAAVVGSIAFDQPRDFYFGTDPEKIGKNQTDFISIAIHELAHAFGFGLAPSWNRLVNGSRFDGTNANQAYEGDGKVPLTTAHWAQSVANIQSTNMTPQIDVRARGLSTLDLAGMYDIGWEKLESTTAKINQTHVYADDGQYLVTVVLRGSTSGTLTHEIRTVNVTNVAPSLTSVGNQTVEVGKAITLDPIGTITDPGFSTPNGDPASEETFSYSIDWGDGTIDDGNATVTTNGKADGTLTSAKFKGTHVYETTGVKTVKLRVFDDNQGSDEKTFTITVTPKPELSLKVSKSAVDENAGNAAATLTITRSGPAKTFNQTITVASSDTTELTVDATAVIPAGESSVTIPLNAVNDNLLDGTVAVELTASGGGVESGRVTIDVRDEESLTAALSSDSVVEGGSAVNLTIRRSNTDTDEELVVSALGFLASQIDLPREFTIPAGQASVRIPVIAVDNDVAAAPKSLNLVFRNDLYTQGSATLEVLDDEPPVFQNPENRYDVNGLNGTSANDALIIINELGRRQDNVDLDPTSEKPDPYFLDVNGDYKVTARDALIIINQIARESNATSEDEAAGAPTPVVDRTKDETLWSQLADEAIGQMF, from the coding sequence GCAAGCTCAAAATCAAGTTCGACTACTCGCTCGATACACGCGGTTTCTTCAAACAAGCCGGATCGAAGGCGGCCTTAGAGTACGCCGCGAACTCCTTCGTTAGTTTGTTCGCCGACGAACTTGAAGCGACCGGAACCCATCCTGACGTGAACGTCACGCCGGTCATCGACCACCCAACGACGGGCGTACAGAATTTTGAAGTGAGCAGCAAACGGAACGTAAGGATTGCGGCCAACGAAGTTTTGATTTTCGCGGGCTCAAGAAATTTTGATAACGAACGAGGTTTGGGACCGTCTGTTGCAGCAGTCGGCGGGATTGGTTCGCTTAACGTGTCGATCAAGAATCCAGCTACGTTCTTCAGTTGCGGCACGCTTACGCAAACGCAGTGCAACAACCAAGCTCAGGCAAAGCTTGATTCGATCGTGGATGACCTTCGGTCGCGAGGTCAGACCGGATCGCTCAAGAAATCGCCCGATGACTTCGCAGCGGTTGTAGGTTCGATTGCGTTTGATCAACCCCGCGACTTTTACTTTGGGACGGATCCCGAAAAAATTGGCAAGAACCAGACCGACTTCATTTCGATTGCGATTCACGAACTCGCACACGCGTTTGGGTTTGGGCTTGCACCGTCTTGGAACCGCCTCGTCAATGGAAGTCGTTTTGATGGGACGAACGCAAACCAAGCCTACGAAGGCGATGGCAAAGTTCCGTTGACCACGGCTCACTGGGCACAAAGCGTCGCCAACATCCAAAGCACCAACATGACACCCCAGATCGATGTCCGTGCGCGAGGCCTTTCGACACTTGACTTGGCTGGCATGTACGACATTGGTTGGGAAAAGCTCGAATCAACAACTGCGAAAATCAATCAGACTCATGTCTACGCCGATGATGGCCAGTACCTCGTCACGGTCGTGCTTCGTGGATCGACGTCGGGAACACTTACCCATGAAATTCGTACGGTCAACGTCACGAATGTTGCGCCCTCGTTGACCTCGGTTGGAAATCAGACTGTCGAGGTCGGTAAGGCGATCACGCTCGATCCGATCGGAACGATCACCGATCCAGGATTTTCGACTCCCAATGGTGATCCCGCTAGCGAGGAAACATTCTCGTATTCGATTGATTGGGGTGATGGAACCATCGACGATGGCAACGCCACGGTTACCACCAATGGCAAGGCCGATGGCACGTTGACGTCGGCCAAGTTCAAGGGTACTCACGTTTACGAGACCACCGGCGTTAAGACGGTGAAGTTGCGTGTGTTCGATGACAACCAAGGCTCCGACGAAAAGACCTTTACGATTACCGTTACTCCCAAACCAGAACTTAGCTTGAAAGTTAGCAAGAGTGCGGTCGACGAGAACGCGGGGAATGCGGCAGCAACGCTAACGATCACGCGTAGTGGTCCTGCGAAAACGTTCAACCAAACGATCACGGTGGCCTCGTCCGACACCACGGAATTGACGGTTGACGCTACAGCGGTGATTCCTGCTGGCGAATCGTCGGTCACGATTCCACTCAACGCGGTCAACGACAATCTTCTTGATGGAACCGTTGCGGTTGAACTAACGGCGTCCGGCGGTGGCGTTGAGTCTGGCAGAGTCACGATTGACGTTCGCGACGAAGAATCACTCACGGCGGCTCTGTCGAGCGACAGCGTTGTCGAAGGTGGTTCGGCTGTGAATTTGACAATCCGACGAAGCAATACCGACACGGACGAGGAACTTGTCGTTTCCGCTTTAGGCTTTCTTGCTTCACAGATAGACCTTCCACGCGAATTTACGATTCCGGCGGGTCAGGCTTCCGTCCGCATTCCCGTTATAGCTGTCGACAATGATGTTGCTGCAGCCCCCAAGAGCCTTAACCTTGTCTTTCGAAACGACCTTTACACTCAGGGGTCTGCGACACTGGAAGTTCTCGACGACGAACCTCCGGTCTTTCAAAATCCTGAGAACCGGTATGACGTCAACGGGCTTAACGGCACTTCAGCCAACGATGCTTTGATCATCATCAACGAACTTGGGCGTCGCCAGGACAACGTCGACTTGGATCCGACGAGCGAGAAACCCGATCCCTATTTCCTAGACGTTAATGGTGACTACAAAGTCACGGCCCGCGACGCGTTGATCATCATCAATCAAATCGCAAGGGAATCTAACGCGACGTCCGAGGATGAAGCCGCAGGGGCACCGACACCAGTTGTAGATCGCACCAAAGACGAGACACTTTGGAGCCAACTTGCGGACGAAGCTATTGGCCAAATGTTCTAG